In one Streptomyces venezuelae genomic region, the following are encoded:
- a CDS encoding c-type cytochrome yields MKKLSARRRHPLAAVVVLLLALAATGGLYAAFAPADKAQADDTAQSLAIDEGKKLYAVGCSSCHGTGGQGSSDGPSLVGVGAAAVDFQVGTGRMPLQQPGAQAPKKKVIYNQAQIDQLAAYISSLGAGPSVPTEKQYSPDGADIAKGGELFRTNCAQCHNFTGEGGALTHGKFAPSLEGVSPKHIYEAMQTGPQNMPSFPDTTMPEKNKKDIIAYLDAVNGEKTESPGGLKLGGLGPVSEGLFGWIFGLGSLIAVAVWVAARTAKAKKS; encoded by the coding sequence GTGAAAAAGCTCTCCGCACGACGACGCCATCCGCTGGCGGCGGTCGTCGTCCTACTCCTCGCGCTGGCGGCCACCGGGGGGCTGTACGCCGCGTTCGCGCCGGCGGACAAGGCGCAGGCCGATGACACCGCCCAGTCCCTCGCCATCGACGAGGGCAAGAAGCTCTACGCCGTGGGCTGCTCCAGCTGCCACGGAACCGGCGGTCAGGGCTCCTCCGACGGTCCGAGCCTGGTGGGCGTGGGCGCCGCCGCTGTCGACTTCCAGGTCGGCACCGGCCGTATGCCGCTCCAGCAGCCGGGTGCCCAGGCGCCCAAGAAGAAGGTCATCTACAACCAGGCCCAGATCGACCAGCTGGCGGCGTACATCTCGTCGCTGGGTGCCGGTCCCTCGGTCCCGACCGAGAAGCAGTACAGCCCGGACGGGGCGGACATCGCCAAGGGTGGCGAGCTGTTCCGCACCAACTGCGCCCAGTGCCACAACTTCACCGGTGAAGGTGGCGCGCTGACGCACGGCAAGTTCGCGCCGTCGCTCGAAGGTGTCTCCCCGAAGCACATCTACGAGGCCATGCAGACCGGCCCGCAGAACATGCCGTCCTTCCCCGACACGACGATGCCGGAGAAGAACAAGAAGGACATCATCGCGTACCTCGACGCGGTCAACGGTGAGAAGACCGAGAGCCCTGGCGGTCTCAAGCTGGGTGGTCTGGGTCCGGTCAGTGAAGGCCTCTTCGGCTGGATCTTCGGTCTCGGCTCGCTGATCGCGGTCGCCGTGTGGGTCGCCGCTCGGACCGCAAAGGCCAAGAAGTCATGA
- a CDS encoding heme-copper oxidase subunit III, producing MSVVATATTVDTGHAHPPVNRPNLTSVGTIIWLSSELMFFAALFAMYFTLRSVTGPDHWKEMASALNFPFSATNTTILVLSSLTCQLGVFAAERGDVKKLRMWFIVTFIMGAIFIGGQVYEYTELVKHEGLSLSSDPYGSVFYLTTGFHGLHVTGGLIAFLLVLGRTYAARRFTHEQATAAIVVSYYWHFVDVVWIGLFATIYMIK from the coding sequence ATGTCGGTCGTGGCGACAGCAACGACAGTAGATACCGGGCACGCGCACCCGCCGGTCAATCGACCGAACCTCACCAGCGTCGGAACCATCATCTGGTTGAGTTCCGAGCTGATGTTCTTCGCGGCCCTCTTCGCGATGTACTTCACCCTGCGATCGGTGACAGGTCCTGATCACTGGAAGGAAATGGCCTCGGCCCTTAACTTCCCGTTCTCGGCGACGAACACCACGATCCTGGTGCTCTCCTCCCTCACGTGTCAGCTGGGCGTGTTCGCAGCTGAACGCGGGGATGTGAAGAAGCTCCGGATGTGGTTCATCGTCACCTTCATCATGGGTGCGATCTTCATCGGCGGTCAGGTGTACGAATACACCGAGCTGGTCAAGCACGAGGGCCTCTCGCTCTCGTCCGACCCCTACGGCTCGGTCTTCTACCTGACCACCGGCTTCCACGGACTGCACGTGACAGGCGGCCTCATCGCCTTCCTGCTGGTCCTGGGCCGCACCTATGCGGCCAGGAGGTTCACCCACGAACAGGCGACCGCAGCCATCGTCGTGTCCTACTACTGGCACTTCGTCGATGTGGTCTGGATCGGCCTCTTCGCCACGATCTACATGATCAAGTAA
- a CDS encoding response regulator transcription factor: MQPTATVLVYSDNASTREQVRLATGRRPATDVPQVQFIECATPHAVLKELDRGGIDVCVLDGESAPGGMGVCRQIKDEVFQAPPVLLLMGRPQDAWLATWSRAEAAVTLPVEPVEFASALAGLLREKTAVEA; encoded by the coding sequence ATGCAGCCGACCGCCACGGTGCTGGTCTACAGCGACAACGCGAGCACCCGCGAGCAAGTCCGGTTGGCCACGGGCCGCAGGCCGGCCACGGATGTTCCCCAGGTCCAGTTCATCGAGTGCGCGACGCCGCACGCGGTCCTCAAGGAACTGGACCGGGGCGGCATCGACGTCTGCGTCCTCGACGGCGAGTCGGCGCCCGGCGGCATGGGTGTCTGCCGCCAGATCAAGGACGAGGTCTTCCAGGCACCGCCCGTGCTGCTCCTGATGGGGCGCCCGCAGGACGCCTGGCTCGCCACCTGGAGCCGGGCGGAGGCCGCGGTGACCCTGCCGGTCGAGCCGGTGGAGTTCGCGAGCGCTCTGGCCGGGCTGCTGCGCGAGAAGACGGCCGTCGAGGCCTGA
- a CDS encoding Ig-like domain-containing protein has product MSHSPRIRTVLSCTMLVAALGAGTTACGSSHHPLSAKPYDAADQIAFNGPVGSKKADPDKPLEVTAQGEDGRITDVLATDAMGRYVAGELSADGSRWHSTTPLAAGAHYTVRVSAEDEDGAPGRKVLTVDTDLPAKKKRLKVTFGPDAGKYGVGQPVTAKLSKPVKGKEARSVVERALKVRSVPATEGSWYWVDSETLHYRPKDYWPAGATVDVSSNLEGLKVKEKLWGGEAKPLKLTIGDRVEAVTDAGSHYMTVYRNGEEINSMPVTTGKPGYSTRNGVKVVLGKEYSVRMTSASIGASDFYDKMVYYATRVTDSGEYVHAAPWSVGSQGSANTSHGCTGMSTGDAAWFYETVRQGDLVTVINSYGEDMPAFGNGLGDWNLSWKKWRKGSALLSGTKEGPAAAEAARLRPQV; this is encoded by the coding sequence ATGAGCCACTCTCCGCGAATTCGCACGGTACTGAGCTGCACGATGCTGGTGGCCGCACTCGGTGCGGGGACCACGGCCTGCGGGAGCTCCCACCACCCGCTGTCGGCCAAGCCGTACGACGCGGCGGACCAGATCGCCTTCAACGGTCCCGTGGGCAGCAAGAAGGCGGATCCGGACAAGCCCCTGGAGGTCACGGCCCAGGGCGAGGACGGGCGCATCACCGACGTGCTGGCCACCGACGCCATGGGGCGGTACGTGGCGGGCGAACTCTCGGCCGACGGCTCCCGGTGGCACAGCACCACGCCGCTGGCGGCAGGCGCCCACTACACCGTGCGGGTGAGCGCGGAGGACGAGGACGGGGCGCCGGGCCGCAAGGTCCTGACCGTCGACACCGACCTGCCCGCCAAGAAGAAGCGGCTGAAGGTCACCTTCGGCCCCGACGCGGGCAAGTACGGCGTCGGGCAGCCCGTCACGGCGAAGCTCAGCAAGCCGGTGAAGGGCAAGGAGGCCAGATCGGTCGTCGAGCGCGCGCTGAAGGTCCGCTCGGTGCCCGCCACCGAGGGCTCCTGGTACTGGGTGGACAGCGAGACGCTGCACTACCGCCCGAAGGACTACTGGCCCGCCGGCGCGACCGTCGACGTCTCCAGCAACCTGGAGGGCCTGAAGGTCAAGGAGAAGCTGTGGGGCGGCGAGGCCAAGCCGCTCAAGCTGACCATCGGCGACCGCGTCGAGGCCGTGACGGACGCCGGATCGCACTACATGACGGTCTACCGCAACGGCGAGGAGATCAACTCCATGCCCGTGACCACGGGTAAGCCCGGCTACTCGACGCGCAACGGCGTCAAGGTGGTGCTGGGCAAGGAGTACTCCGTACGCATGACCAGTGCCAGCATCGGCGCATCGGACTTCTACGACAAGATGGTCTATTACGCGACGCGGGTGACCGACTCGGGTGAGTACGTGCACGCCGCGCCCTGGTCGGTGGGCTCCCAGGGCTCCGCGAACACCAGCCACGGCTGCACCGGCATGAGCACGGGGGACGCCGCCTGGTTCTACGAGACCGTCCGGCAGGGCGACCTCGTGACGGTCATCAACAGCTACGGCGAGGACATGCCGGCGTTCGGCAACGGACTCGGCGACTGGAACCTGAGCTGGAAGAAGTGGCGCAAGGGCAGCGCGCTGCTCTCCGGGACCAAGGAGGGCCCCGCGGCGGCCGAGGCGGCCAGGCTGCGGCCGCAGGTCTGA
- a CDS encoding ubiquinol-cytochrome c reductase iron-sulfur subunit, translating to MSSQEIPEENLPSKQETEHGSVATTEENPFADPGLPPHEHRVQDIDERAARRSERAVAFLFTLSMIATVGFIASYVAIPADKSVFIWPIGHISGLNFALGTTLGVALFCIGAGAVHWARTLMSDVEMTDERHPIAAEPEVRAKVMADFKQGAEESGFGRRKLIRNTMFGALALVPLSGVVLLRDLGPLPEDKLRHTKWAKGKMLVNMNTHEPLRPADVAVGSLTFAMPEGMSEHDHDFQTQIAKAALMIVRIQPENIKDKRELEWSHEGIVAYSKICTHVGCPISLYEQQTHHVLCPCHQSTFDLSDGARVIFGPAGHALPQLRIGVNEKGYLEALGDFDEPVGPAFWERG from the coding sequence ATGAGTAGCCAAGAGATTCCAGAAGAGAACCTGCCCAGCAAGCAGGAGACCGAGCACGGCTCGGTGGCGACCACGGAAGAGAACCCGTTCGCCGACCCGGGGCTGCCGCCCCACGAGCACCGCGTCCAGGACATCGACGAGCGGGCCGCCAGGCGGTCCGAGCGTGCCGTGGCGTTCCTGTTCACGCTGTCGATGATCGCGACGGTCGGCTTCATCGCCTCGTACGTGGCGATCCCCGCCGACAAGAGCGTGTTCATCTGGCCGATCGGTCACATCAGCGGCCTCAACTTCGCCCTGGGCACCACCCTCGGCGTGGCGCTGTTCTGCATCGGCGCGGGCGCGGTCCACTGGGCCCGCACCCTGATGTCCGACGTGGAGATGACCGACGAGCGGCACCCGATCGCGGCCGAGCCCGAGGTCCGCGCCAAGGTCATGGCGGACTTCAAGCAGGGTGCCGAGGAGTCGGGCTTCGGTCGGCGCAAGCTGATCCGGAACACGATGTTCGGCGCGCTGGCCCTGGTCCCGCTCTCCGGCGTCGTCCTGCTGCGCGACCTCGGGCCGCTGCCCGAGGACAAGCTCCGGCACACCAAGTGGGCCAAGGGCAAGATGCTCGTGAACATGAACACCCACGAGCCGCTGCGGCCCGCGGACGTGGCGGTCGGTTCGCTGACCTTCGCCATGCCCGAGGGCATGTCCGAGCACGACCACGACTTCCAGACCCAGATCGCCAAGGCCGCCCTGATGATCGTCCGGATCCAGCCGGAGAACATCAAGGACAAGCGCGAGCTGGAGTGGTCGCACGAGGGCATCGTGGCGTACTCCAAGATCTGCACCCACGTGGGCTGCCCGATCTCCCTGTACGAGCAGCAGACGCACCACGTCCTCTGCCCGTGCCACCAGTCCACCTTCGATCTCTCCGACGGTGCCCGAGTGATCTTCGGCCCGGCCGGCCACGCCCTGCCGCAGCTGCGCATCGGCGTGAACGAAAAGGGCTACCTCGAGGCGCTCGGCGACTTCGATGAGCCCGTCGGTCCTGCCTTCTGGGAGCGCGGATGA
- a CDS encoding cytochrome c oxidase subunit 4, with product MKIQGKMFIWLSVFVLAMAIVYGVWSKEPAGTTALFLAFGLCIMIGYYLAFTARRVDASAQDNKEADVADEAGEVGFFSPHSWQPLSLAVGGALAFMGVVFGWWLLYFSAPIILIGLWGWVFEYYRGENQTQ from the coding sequence GTGAAGATCCAGGGCAAGATGTTCATCTGGCTGAGCGTCTTCGTCCTCGCCATGGCGATCGTCTATGGCGTGTGGTCGAAGGAGCCCGCCGGTACCACGGCGCTCTTCCTGGCCTTCGGCCTGTGCATCATGATCGGCTACTACCTGGCCTTCACGGCCCGGCGTGTCGACGCCTCCGCACAGGACAACAAGGAGGCCGACGTCGCGGACGAGGCCGGCGAGGTGGGCTTCTTCAGCCCGCACAGCTGGCAGCCGCTCTCCCTGGCCGTCGGTGGCGCGCTCGCCTTCATGGGCGTCGTCTTCGGCTGGTGGCTGCTGTACTTCTCGGCCCCGATCATCCTGATCGGCCTGTGGGGCTGGGTGTTCGAGTACTACCGCGGCGAGAACCAGACCCAGTGA